The Dehalococcoidia bacterium genome has a segment encoding these proteins:
- the moaA gene encoding GTP 3',8-cyclase MoaA, translating to MLDSYHRHIDYMRISVTDRCNLRCIYCNSSAMQHLSHDDILRYEEIERVVRAAARLGVKSIRLTGGEPTVRPHVAELVRLIRAVPGIEDISMTTNATRLAEMAQELKDAGVSRVNISLDTFKPERFAAMCGAGKLEDVLEGIEAAKKAGLNPVKINTVVLRGVNDDEVVDFARKSVSDGWHVRYIEEMPLVGNENGHKMVSIDEIRERIERELGALEPHYPSHNGHGPAKYYKVPGSAGSIGFIGPVTDCFCGECNRFRLTADGKLRPCLLRDEEVDLKPALRNNAGDEELEALMLKTAAMKQEKHQLAEHVSIHGRNMRQIGG from the coding sequence TAGACTACATGCGCATCTCGGTCACCGACCGCTGCAACCTGCGCTGTATCTACTGCAATTCCAGCGCCATGCAGCACCTTTCGCATGACGACATCCTGCGCTATGAGGAAATCGAGCGCGTGGTGCGCGCCGCCGCCCGTCTGGGCGTCAAGAGCATCCGCCTTACCGGGGGTGAACCCACGGTACGCCCGCACGTGGCCGAGCTTGTCAGGCTCATCCGCGCCGTCCCCGGCATCGAAGACATCTCTATGACCACCAATGCCACCCGGTTGGCCGAAATGGCGCAGGAACTCAAGGACGCCGGCGTCAGCCGCGTCAACATCTCGCTCGACACCTTCAAGCCGGAGCGTTTCGCCGCCATGTGCGGCGCGGGCAAGCTGGAGGACGTGCTGGAAGGCATCGAGGCGGCTAAAAAAGCAGGTCTTAACCCCGTCAAGATAAACACCGTCGTTTTGCGCGGCGTCAACGATGACGAGGTAGTCGATTTCGCCCGCAAGAGCGTGTCGGACGGCTGGCATGTGCGCTATATAGAAGAGATGCCGCTGGTGGGCAATGAAAACGGCCACAAGATGGTCTCCATTGACGAGATTAGAGAGAGAATAGAGCGCGAGCTGGGCGCACTCGAACCCCACTACCCCTCCCACAACGGCCACGGCCCGGCCAAGTATTATAAAGTCCCCGGCAGCGCGGGCAGCATCGGCTTCATCGGCCCGGTGACCGACTGTTTCTGCGGCGAGTGCAACCGCTTCCGCCTGACCGCCGACGGCAAGCTGCGCCCCTGTCTCCTGCGCGACGAAGAAGTGGATTTGAAGCCAGCTTTACGTAACAATGCCGGCGACGAGGAACTCGAAGCGTTGATGCTGAAAACGGCGGCCATGAAGCAGGAGAAGCACCAGCTGGCCGAGCATGTCTCCATACACGGCCGCAACATGAGGCAAATTGGCGGGTAA